The following DNA comes from Arthrobacter sp. SLBN-83.
CTGGGTGGGCGTGGCCTTGTTCGGCCTGGTGACCTACTTCATGGGCGTCGCCAAGATCCGCCGGCGCGGGGACTCCTGGCAGTGGTTCCGGTCGGTGAACTGGGTGGTTGGCCTGGTGGTGCTGACCTACATCACGTCCGGGCCGCCGTCGGTCTACGGCCGTATCCTGTTCTCCGCGCACATGGTGGACCACATGGCCCTCACCATGGTCGCGCCGATCTTCCTGGTGCTGGGCGCGCCGGTGACCTTGGCCCTGCGTGCCCTGCCCGCCCGTGGCGACGGCTCACGCGGCATGCGCGAGTGGCTCCTGGTCTTTGTGCACTCCAAGTTCTCGCAGCTGGTCACCCACCCGCTGTTCGCCGCGGCCAACTTTGCCGGCTCCATCATCCTGTTCTACTACTCGGATCTGTTCGGCTACGCGATGCGCGATCACGTGGGCCACGAGCTGATGAACCTGCACTTCCTGCTGACCGGCTACATTTTCGTGCTGACCATGATCGGCACGGACCCGCTTCCACGCCGCGCCCCGTACCCCATGCGGCTGCTCCTGCTCCTCGCCACCATGGGCTTCCACGCCTTCTTCGGCGTCTCCATCATGGGCGGGACCGGGCTCCTGGCGGCGGACTACTTCGGCAACCTGGGCCGCGCCTGGGGCCCCTCGGCCCTGGCCGACCAGCAAGCTGGTGGCGCCGTGGCTTGGGGTATCGGTGAGGTGCCGACGCTGTTGGTGGCGATCGGCGTCGCCAGCATGTGGTCCAGGTCGAGCCAGCGGGAGGCGACTCGCGTGGACCGTGCGGCGGACAGGAATAATGACGCCGATCTAACCGCTTACAACGATATGTTTGCCAAATTGGCCGAACGCGATGCCAGGCTGGCTGAACGCAACAAGCTGGAAGGACGCTGATGAGCGAAACCGTACGCACCCATGCCCGGGTCCGGGCCTCCGAACTGGTGGGCCGCAACTGGTTGAACACCGGTGGCAAGACCCTGGACCTGGAGGCCCTGCGCGGCAAGATCGTGCTGCTGGATTTCTGGACCTTCTGCTGCATCAACTGCCTGCACGTCCTGGATGAGCTGCGCCCGCTGGAGCAGCAGTACTCCGACGTGCTGGTCACCGTGGGCGTGCACTCGCCCAAGTTTGAGCACGAGGCGGACCCGGTGGCGCTGGCCGCCGCCGTGGAGCGCTACGAGATCCACCACCCCGTGCTGGACGATCCCGAGCTGGACACCTGGAAGGCGTACACCGCCCGTGCCTGGCCCACCCTGGTGGTCATCGACCCCGAGGGCTACATCGTGGCGCACCTCTCCGGCGAGGGCCACGCGGACGGCCTGGCCGTGCTGATCCCCGAACTGATCGCCGAGCACGAGGCCAAGGGCACCCTCCACCGCGGCTCCGGTCCCTACGTGGCACCCGAGGCGACGTCCGGCACCCTGCGCTTCCCCGGCAAGGCGCTGTTCCTGCCGCCGGGGCGCGGTTCCACTGCTGTGGCTGGAACGTCCGACGACGGCACGCCAGCAGGTGCCGCGGCCGCGGTTGCTGCCGAGAAGGGTTCCTGGCTGGTCACCGACACCGGGCACCACCGCCTGGTGGAACTCGGCACCGACTTCGAGACTGTCCTGGCCACCTTCGGTTCGGGAACCAAGGGCTACGCCGACGGTCCCGCCGCAGGGGAAACCGCCAGCGCCCAGTTCAACGAACCCCAGGGTCTGGTTCTGCTGCCGGAAGATGTGGCAGCCAAGGCGGGTTACGACGTCGTCATTGCCGACTCCGTCAACCACCGCCTGCGTGGACTCTCGCTCACGGACGGGAAGGCCTCCACCCTGGCCGGCAACGGCATCCAGCGCCTGCTGGAGACCGGCCCGGCGCGTGTTGACGAGGAGGGCGCCGGCTTCAGCGGTTCCCTGGGCAATGACCCGTTGGACGTTGCGCTGAGCTCGCCCTGGGACGTTGTGTGGTCGCGCAAGCTGAATGCGGTGGTGGTGGCCATGGCCGGCACCCACCAGATTTTCAGCTTTGACCCCGTCACCGGTGCCGTGTCGATCATTGCCGGCAACGGCCTTGAAGGCCTGCTCGATGGACCGGCCCACGAATCCTGGTTCGCCCAGTCCTCCGGCCTCGCCGAGGATGCGGACGGAAACGTCTGGGTGGCGGACTCCGAGACCTCCGCCCTCCGCAAGCTGGTCATTGCCGACGACGGCGCCATCACCGTGGAATCCGCCGTGGGCAAGGGCCTGTTCGACTTCGGCTTCCGCGACGGCCCCGCCGCCGAAGCCCGGCTGCAGCACCCGCTCGGTGTGACCGTCCTCCCTGACGGCTCCGTGGCAATTGCCGACACCTACAACGGAGCCGTGCGCCGCTACGACCCCGCGTCCGGCACCGTCTCCACCCTGGCCCGTGGCCTGGCCGAGCCGTCCGACGTGATCGTGGACCACACGCAGTCCGCCGGCTCGGAGCCGCTGCTGGTGGTGGTGGAGGCCAACAAGCACCAGTTGGTGTACGTGCCTATCCCTAAGGAAGCGCAGCAGGTGGATGAGGGCGCATCCCAGACCCAGCGGCCCAAGAGCCCGGTGGCCCCCGGGACCCTGGACCTGACGGTTCGCTTCACCGCGCCTACCGGGCAGAAGCTCGATGACCGCTGGGGCGACCCCACGCAGCTGAAGATCTCCTCCACGCCGCCCGAGCTGCTGGTGTCCGGCGGCGGAACCTCGGTGGGGCTGCTCCGCACCCTGGAGCTGTCCCCCGACGTGCCCGAGGGCGTGCTGCACATTACCGCCCGCGCCGCAGCCTGCGACGGACCGGAAACCGAGGACGGCGAGATCCCGGACCACGCCGCCTGCCACCTTTACCAGCAGGACTGGGGCATCCCCGTGGTCCTGCAGGCCGACGGCGACGCTGAGCTGGTCCTGGACCTCCGCGGGATGGACTAACCCGCGCAACACCTGCCGAACTGGCCCAGTTTTCATGCTTGGAAAGCCTGAAGACGGGGCTAGTTCTGTTTCCACCGTGCCAACACTGGGCCAGTGTGCGCGGCCCCTTGTCCACATAGTGCCCGTGACACCTGCCGACAGCCACAGGGAACAGACATTGTGGCGTCATGGACCCATCGGAAATCCTCAAATCGGCCGGAGGAGTGCTGCTGCGGCGTGACCTGGCAGCCGCCGGGGCAACGGAAACGGACATTCGCCGTGCGGTCCGTGGTGGGCAGGTGGTGCGGTTGGAGCGAGGGCTGCTGGCCGTTCCGGGTGCGGACGCGGAACTGGTGGGCGCAGGACAGGCCCGTAGCTTACTGACATGCGCATCGGCCGCCCCGCATTACGGACTGTGGCAGCTTCAACCGGCTACCCGGCCGCACTACTGGCAAAGCAACGGAAGACGTACCGTCCGCTGCGTCAGCCACCGGCTTCCCCTAACGCAGCGGCCCCATCACCGGACACTCGCAGCACTTCCCGATGTGCTGCTTCACGCACTGCTGTGCCTGCCGGAGCTCGAGTCGCTGGTCATGGTGGAATGCGCCTACAACAGAGGGGACATTGAGCCGTCTTTGCTGTTGCGCCACTTGCAGGGCAACCGGTCAGGCAAGGCGCGGAATGTTGTGTCCAAGGTAGAGCGCGGCGCAGACTCCCTCCTCGAAACTTTGGCCCGGGTGCTGTTCAGGGATGCCGGCATAGCCACCGAGACCCAAGTGTGGATTGAGGGGGTGGGCCGCGTGGACTTCCTGCTGGAAGGATTCCTCATCGTGGAAATTGACGGGCTCGCGTTCCACCTTGAGACCCGTCAGTTCAAGAAGGACCGCCGCAGGGACAACATGGCTGTCCGTCATGGCCTGCCCGTACTTAGGTTCTTCTATGACGACGTGGTTTACGCCCCGGAATCGGTCCTGGCGCAGGTCCGTGAGGTCCTGGCACGGGGGTCACTGCGGTGGCCGCAGCCGAACCAGCCCAGTTTTCGGGGTGATTGGATCTAGGACACTGAAGAACGCGGCAGGCATGGCTTCAAAACTGGGCCAGTTTGGCACAGGGAAGTGTCGGCGGAGCTTAGAAGCTCAGCTGCGGGGTGACCTTGACCGTGTCGCCCGTGACGTCCAGGCGGGTGGTGAAGCTGAAGTCCACCTCTTCGTCCAGCGGGTACCAGGCCCCGGTGAATGAGTTCTGCTGCAGCGCTTCCACCTTGGCCTTGCCGTCCAGGGGCGCCACTACCCAGCGGCCGTCGAACGGCTCCACCGAGACACCTGGGTATTCAGTCACGGTCCAGCGGATGCTGCCGTCCTGGACCCGGTTGTTGCTGGCGTAGTAGAAGGGGCAGTCCGGCTGCAGTTTCTGTTCCTTGTCGGCCTCCGCCGCGCAGCCGTCCAGGAACTCCCGGACCTTGGCGGCGACGTCGCTCTTCAGCTTGTCCGTGGCCTGGGTGAGCAGGTTGAGCGGAGCCACGGGGGCATCCTTGGAGGTGACCGTGGCGCGGGTGGCGGGCGCTGAGAAGTACTGGCCGTCCAGGGAAGCCTCGTACTGGCCGGGGTAGAACACGGCGAAGGAGTTGCGGCCGTTGGGCATGTTCACCGGAACCCCGTTGACCTGGGCCTCGCTGCCGTTGACCACGGTGATATCGACGGTGGGCAGCCGCGACGGCACGAACGCCCACGTGTTGAAGAACAGCCACTCGGTGCCGGTCTTTTGGAGCAGGAACTCCGTGTGCAGCCGGCTGCCGTCGATCGTGTAGTCCATGGGCACCATCACCTGGTTTCCCGTGCGTGGCTCCGGGTCCCCGATGCTGATGTTAGAGAGCCGGGACGCGGACGACTGCAGCCCCGGACCGTCCAGCATGGCCGCGTTGCTGGGCGGAACGGCGGCCTTCAGGAGACCCAGTGCCCGCCCGCCGTCACCGCTCTTCAGCGCGTCCAGGTACTCCCGGACAGGCTGCTGCGGGCTGGCCACAGTGTTGTTCACAACGTTGATGGCCACGACGGCTCCGGCGACGGCAAGCATGAGGCCTAACAGCCATCCGGCCGCGATCCTCACCAACGCTTGACTCATCTGCACGTTCTACACAGTAACGTCAGTGCGGACGCACTCTAAAGTTGGTGTCTCCCCTAATCGGCCGGACAACACCCTAAAAACGTACGACGGCGGGCAGCCGGGACAGCAGCAACAGGAGCCTTGGGCGGCGGCCAGGGACAGCAGTTGCCGCCTGGGAAACCCGGCTCAGCGTCGGCGGCGGCGGGACGACGTTCCGAAGACTCCGCGGAGCAGTTCGCGCCCCAACTGCGTGCCCATGGACCGCGCCATGCTCTTCAGGCCGCCGCCCAGGGCACCACCGAGGACCCCGCCCAGATCACCCATCATGCCGCCCGGCTCCGACTGTGGCTGCCTGGGCTGCGACGCCGGCTTCCGGGTCCGCGGAGCCTTGGCCCGCGGCTTGGACTCCTGTGGCTCGCTGTAATCAGGGGTGCCGTACTGGACGTCGAAATCCTGTGGCGCCGGAGCCGTGGCCTGCGGCGGCCTGCTGCTGGGCCGGCCCAGGATCTCCTCTTCAATCCGCCGGGCTTCCGCGTCCACGTCATAAGAGGCAGGAGTCCCGGCAGAAGGTGTGCCGGCTGGTGCAGAGGCTGCCGGCCCCGTGGGCGCCGCGGCCTTGCCGTTCAGCTTCTCGTACGCGGAAGGGTTGTCCACGGCAGTCCCGTACTTGCCAAGCAGGGCGGAACCGGCCACCGTGCTGCGGACCAGCGCGTCCTCGCTGGGACCCATGAGGGATTCGGGTGCGCGCAGCCGGGTAAGGGCCACCGGCGTGGGCGCGCCTTTTTCGTTCATGACGGTGATGACGGCCTCGCCGATGCCCGCGGAGGTCAAGGTCTCCTCGAGGTCGTAGTCGCTGACCGGGAACGTGGACACTGTGGCCTTGAGCGCCTTGGCGTCCTCGGGGGTGAACGCGCGCAGGGCGTGCTGGACCCGGTTGGCCAGCTGGCCAAGGACGTCGGCGGGGACGTCCTTGGGTGTCTGGGTGACGAAGAAGATGCCCACGCCCTTGGACCGGATCAGGCGGACGGTGGTGGTGATGGCGTCAAGGAAGGCTTTGGTGGCGCCGTTGAACAGCAGGTGGGCCTCGTCCAGGAAGAACACCAGCTTGGGCTTGTCCAGGTCGCCGGCCTCGGGGAGGTCCTCGAACAGGTCGGCCAGCAGCCACATCAGGAAGGTGGAGAACAGCATCGGTTTGGTCTGCAGCGTGGGCAGCTCCAGGCAGGTGACCACGCCGCGCCCGTCCGGGGCAGTCCGCAGCAGCTCCGCGGTGTCGAACTCAGGCTCGCCGAAAAACTTCTCCAGCCCCTGCGCCTCCAGGTTCACGATCTCCCGCAGGATCACGCCGGCTGTCGCCTTGGACAGGCCGCCGAGCTCCTCCAGCTTGTCCTTGCCTTCGTCGGACGTGAGGAACTGGATGACGGCGCGCAGGTCCTTGAGGTCGATCAGCTCCAGGCCGTTCTTGTCCGCGAAGTAGAACACCAGCTGAAGGCTGGACTCCTGGGTGTCATTCAGTTCCATGATCCGGGAGAGCAGGATGGGCCCGAACGAGGTCACCGTGGCGCGGACCGGCACGCCGTTGCCATCGCCGCCCAGTGCCAGAAACTCCACCGGGAACGTCTTGCCCTCCCACGGCTGGCCGATGCTGTCCGTGCGCGCCCTGAGTTTGTCGCTGCCGACGGCGGCCGTCGCCAGGCCGGAGAGGTCGCCTTTGATGTCGGCCAGGAACACGGGGACACCGGCGGTGGACAGCTGCTCAGCCATCATGTGCAGCGTGACGGTCTTGCCGGTACCGGTGGCTCCCGCCACCAGCCCATGCCGGTTCATCATGGCCAGCGGCAGCCGCACCGGCGCGTCCTTGTGGAGCTCGCCGTCAATGATGGCGGCTCCCAGCTCGATGGTGGCGCCTTCCAGCGTGTAGCCCTTCTGGATGGTGGCGAGCTTCTCTGCTGTGGTTTTGGTGGCCATGGCGCCAGCTTAGCGGCGGCGGCCCGGGCTGCCGAGGATCCCGGCCGTTTACTTGGCCGGCAGGTCCTTGGTGAACGCCAGGGGTCCGATGGTTTCCGGGTCGGCGTCCACATCGAACTGGGCCTGGTAGCCGGTGTTCAGGTAGAGGTGCTTGGCCTCGGGCTGCCGCGGCCCGGTGGTGAGGTACAGCCGGGTGTAGCCGCGGGCAGCGGCAAGGGCTTCCAGCTCAGCCAGCACCAGGCGGCCCAAGCCACGACGGCGGTGGGCTGAGTGGGTCCAGATCCGTTTCAGTTCCGCCGTGGTGTCGTCGTACCGGCGGAACGCCCCTCCGGCGATCGACTCGCCATCCTCCTGGACCACCAGGAGTGCACCGTGCGGCTCCTCGAATTCCTCCGCCGGATAGCGGTTCAGCTCGTCAGCGGCGGCGCTGCGCCCGAACAGGTCTCCGTAGCGGGTGTCATATTCGACGGCGAGCTCGTCCAGCAGCGGCCGGACCCGGGGATCGTGCATGGGCAGGCTGAGGACCGTGAGGGCGGCGGGATCGAGGGGCCCTGGGTGGAAAGGGCTCGGCTTGAGGCCGGGTTCTGCGGTCATGGATTCAGTTCTTTCCGACGGCGGCTGGTTCTGAAGCTATTGTCTCGGACGGCCGGACGGCGATGTCCCGGGCAACGCCGAGGATGGTCCGCGCCAGGGCGTCGTTTTCCCGGAAGGGCGCGGCGTTGGTGTTGGGCCGGGCAAAGGCTCCCGCGCCCCAGCCGGAGGTACCCGGCCCGATGCCAAAGAGCGTGGGCGAGGGTTGGCCGTCGGCTCCCACCAGCCGGTGCGCAGCGGAAACCAGCAGCTTCCCGGTGGAGTGGATGCCGTCCGAGGTCAGCAGCTGCTGCTCACTGCCCAGCCCGCTTTCGTACAGCGAGGCAAGCATTGGATTCAGGGACCGGGCCACCGACGTGGACGGGAGCCGCGCCTCGATCAACGCCTTGGCAGAAACGGAGACGCCTGATTGCCGGGAGGTGGCGCGGAAGGTTCCGCCCGCCTCATCAAGGGTGACCTCCACGCTAGGGCCCAGGAACTCCAGCAGGCCCGCCCGGTGCAGCGCCAGCATCTCGCGCAGCCGGTGCGGCGGCGGCCCGGAATCCACAAAGCTGAAGAAACCATGCCACCAGCCGTGGATCACCTGCTGCGACCTGGCGTTCAGCCGCTCCGGCGGGACCGCGCGCCCCACCTCCATATAGACGTGCAGCAGGGCCAGGAACAGAGCCAGGGTTTCCGGATGATCAGGGCTGTCCCGCAGCGCGAGGTCCTGCTCGATGTGCCGCGCCACCGCATTCTGGACAGCCTGGTGCCCGTCGAAGCGGAGCTCGGCGAAGGGCCGGTCCAGCCTTTCCAGGTCCAGGTGCAGTGCTGAGTCAGGGACGGCGGCCGCCACCAGTTCCGCGCGCCCGCGGCTGTACCAGTCCAGGCCGGCATACTGCAGGGCGAAGGAATCCCACCCCATGGCCGCCCGCTCCGGACTGCCCGTCAGGAGCTCGCGGTAGTAGTAATAGCCCGCTTCCTTGGCGATCAGCGGCCAGAGGTGCCCACGGAAGTCCAGCTCGCCGTGCTGCGCCAGCAGGGCCTCCACCGCGTCGGCCGTGAAGAACCGCAGCGGCCCCGGCGCCTGGCCCCGCAGGACTGCGGAGATCTTGGAGTGGTACGGCACCCCGCGGCGCGACCCGGCCCACAGCCGTGGTTCCCGTCCCGACGGAAGGTAGCGCAGCCCGCCGTCGTCCGTTTTCTCGAACCGGCCGCCGCGCCCTTCCATGAGGAGGACCAGCAGGTCCACGAACGCCAGGCCCATCCCGGCGACGATGACGTCCTGCCCGGGGGCAATGGGGGAGTAGTCGACGTCGGTGGTGTAGCTGGGTGCCGCGTGGTAGCCGCCGTGCCGGGCCGCGAAGTCGGAGAAAGCGGCGGAGACGGCGTCCGGCCGGGAATCGGTGTGCCCCAGTGCGGTGACGACGATGTCCGCATGCAGCGTCCGGCCGTTGGCCAACTCAACGTGGTGTCCGCCGTCGTCGAGCGCGGAGATGCCCACGGCGGTGGTCCGGTGGACCGTCACGCTGCGGCCCAGCGACTTGGCAGCCCGGCGGAAGAACCACTCGAGGTACTGGCTTTGCAGCTGCCTGGTGGGGAAGGTGGTGCCGGTCAGGGTCCGCAGTTGCTTCCACAGCGGCTGCGGGAAGTCCGGAACGTCAATGATGGAAGCGTCCAGCACGCCGGCGGCCCACTCGGCCAGACCGGGGCCTGGGGCGGCAGGCCCGGCGCACTCCACGGATGAGTCCGTGAACATGGTGATGTCCGCTGCCATCGAGTTGAGGAGGAGCCCAGGGTCCTGGCAGTACCGCCAGATCCGGCCGGAGCCCGGGATGTGCGGCTCCACCACGTGAATCTGCAGCGGCCCGGTGAAGACGTCCGGCCGGTTGGCAGCAATCCGCTCCAGCACACCCGCCGTGCGCGGTCCGCCGCCGATGAAGACGATGGCCGGGACATTTGCTGGCATGGCTGCTCCTGACGGTGCGGTGGGTTGGAGAGCCTCATGCTAGGCAGCGGTGACGACGGCGGTCGAGGGCCCGGTCACGCCCGTTAACCCCGCGTCACAACGGGTCAAAAGACGCAAAAAACCGACTCATGACGCCGTGCGAACTCCGGTGAAGATATGCAACCGGCCGCCTTGCTGGCCCGTTCCGGCCGGTCCTAGATTTGCAGCCAGCAGCGGGCGGAAGGGCCCGAAACAGCAAACCCACGACAAGAAGCGAGGTGGCGCATGAGTTCAGCAGCAACCAAGGTGGCGCAGTCACAACCGCAGCCGGCGGCGGAAGCGCTGCCAGCCAGGCCTGATACCCCCGTCCGGCAGGCCACGGACTACTCGTCTTATCGGGTAGTGGCCGCCAAGTATCCATGGCGCTGGGTGGGGACGGCCGTCGTCGCTCTGGGCGTCCTGGCCGTGGCGTGGTCCCTGGCCACCAACCCGCGCTGGGAGTGGGGCGTGGTGGCGCAGTGGTTCACCGCCCAGTCCGTGGTCAAAGGGCTGGTGGAGACCCTGAAGCTCACCGCCATCTCCGGCGTCCTGGGGTTTGTGCTGGGCTTCATCCTGGCGCTGATGCGGCTGTCCGCGTCGCCGCTGCTGGTCTCGGTGTCCTGGACGTTCTCCTGGATCTTCCGCTCCACGCCGCTGCTGGTGCAGATGCTCCTCTGGTACAACCTGGGCTACCTGTACGAAAAGATCAGCCTGGGAATCCCGTTCACCGACGTCCGGTTCTTCGAGGTCCAGACCACCACACTGATCAGCCAGTTCGCGGCCGCCGTGCTGGGGCTGACCCTGAACCAGGCCGCCTACTCGGCGGAAATCATCCGCGGCGGCATCCTCTCCGTGGACCAGGGCCAGCTGGAGGCAGCGGCCGCGCTGGGCATCCCGGCCTGGCGCCGCTCCACGCGGATCGTGCTGCCGCAGGCCATGCGCGCCATCCTGCCCACCGCGTTCAACGAGATCATCGGCCTGGTCAAGGGCACCTCGATCGTCTACGTCCTGGCCTACTCCGAACTGTTCTACACGGTCCAGGTCATCTACAACCGCACGCAGCAGGTCCTGCCGCTACTCCTGGTGGCCACGCTCTGGTACATCGTGATCACCTCCGTGCTGAGCGTTTTCCAGTACTACATCGAACGGCACTACTCCAAGGGCGCGGTGCGGAACCTGCCGCTGACGCCCCTGCAGAAGGCCCGCAAATTCTTTGCCACCCACGCGGCCGTCCCCAACCGGAGGAACTTCTGATGACGAACACCCTTAGCGCCCCCGCCGCCACCCGCGGCCTGGTGGAGATCACCGGCGTCCGGAAATCCTTCGGCGCCACGGAAGTCCTCAAGGGCGTCAGCCTCACGGTGGAGCCCGGGGGAGTGGCCGTGATCGTGGGCCCCTCCGGCTCCGGCAAGTCCACCCTGCTGCGCACCATCAATCACCTGGAAAAGGTGGACGGCGGGCACATCACCATCGACGGGAAGCTGGTGGGCTACGAGGTCCGCGGCGACCGGCTGCATGAGCTGCGTGAAAAGGACATCCTCAAGCAGCGCACCGAAATCGGCATGGTGTTCCAGAACTTCA
Coding sequences within:
- a CDS encoding NHL domain-containing thioredoxin family protein, with the protein product MSETVRTHARVRASELVGRNWLNTGGKTLDLEALRGKIVLLDFWTFCCINCLHVLDELRPLEQQYSDVLVTVGVHSPKFEHEADPVALAAAVERYEIHHPVLDDPELDTWKAYTARAWPTLVVIDPEGYIVAHLSGEGHADGLAVLIPELIAEHEAKGTLHRGSGPYVAPEATSGTLRFPGKALFLPPGRGSTAVAGTSDDGTPAGAAAAVAAEKGSWLVTDTGHHRLVELGTDFETVLATFGSGTKGYADGPAAGETASAQFNEPQGLVLLPEDVAAKAGYDVVIADSVNHRLRGLSLTDGKASTLAGNGIQRLLETGPARVDEEGAGFSGSLGNDPLDVALSSPWDVVWSRKLNAVVVAMAGTHQIFSFDPVTGAVSIIAGNGLEGLLDGPAHESWFAQSSGLAEDADGNVWVADSETSALRKLVIADDGAITVESAVGKGLFDFGFRDGPAAEARLQHPLGVTVLPDGSVAIADTYNGAVRRYDPASGTVSTLARGLAEPSDVIVDHTQSAGSEPLLVVVEANKHQLVYVPIPKEAQQVDEGASQTQRPKSPVAPGTLDLTVRFTAPTGQKLDDRWGDPTQLKISSTPPELLVSGGGTSVGLLRTLELSPDVPEGVLHITARAAACDGPETEDGEIPDHAACHLYQQDWGIPVVLQADGDAELVLDLRGMD
- a CDS encoding type IV toxin-antitoxin system AbiEi family antitoxin domain-containing protein, with amino-acid sequence MDPSEILKSAGGVLLRRDLAAAGATETDIRRAVRGGQVVRLERGLLAVPGADAELVGAGQARSLLTCASAAPHYGLWQLQPATRPHYWQSNGRRTVRCVSHRLPLTQRPHHRTLAALPDVLLHALLCLPELESLVMVECAYNRGDIEPSLLLRHLQGNRSGKARNVVSKVERGADSLLETLARVLFRDAGIATETQVWIEGVGRVDFLLEGFLIVEIDGLAFHLETRQFKKDRRRDNMAVRHGLPVLRFFYDDVVYAPESVLAQVREVLARGSLRWPQPNQPSFRGDWI
- a CDS encoding helicase HerA-like domain-containing protein, whose translation is MATKTTAEKLATIQKGYTLEGATIELGAAIIDGELHKDAPVRLPLAMMNRHGLVAGATGTGKTVTLHMMAEQLSTAGVPVFLADIKGDLSGLATAAVGSDKLRARTDSIGQPWEGKTFPVEFLALGGDGNGVPVRATVTSFGPILLSRIMELNDTQESSLQLVFYFADKNGLELIDLKDLRAVIQFLTSDEGKDKLEELGGLSKATAGVILREIVNLEAQGLEKFFGEPEFDTAELLRTAPDGRGVVTCLELPTLQTKPMLFSTFLMWLLADLFEDLPEAGDLDKPKLVFFLDEAHLLFNGATKAFLDAITTTVRLIRSKGVGIFFVTQTPKDVPADVLGQLANRVQHALRAFTPEDAKALKATVSTFPVSDYDLEETLTSAGIGEAVITVMNEKGAPTPVALTRLRAPESLMGPSEDALVRSTVAGSALLGKYGTAVDNPSAYEKLNGKAAAPTGPAASAPAGTPSAGTPASYDVDAEARRIEEEILGRPSSRPPQATAPAPQDFDVQYGTPDYSEPQESKPRAKAPRTRKPASQPRQPQSEPGGMMGDLGGVLGGALGGGLKSMARSMGTQLGRELLRGVFGTSSRRRRR
- a CDS encoding GNAT family N-acetyltransferase is translated as MTAEPGLKPSPFHPGPLDPAALTVLSLPMHDPRVRPLLDELAVEYDTRYGDLFGRSAAADELNRYPAEEFEEPHGALLVVQEDGESIAGGAFRRYDDTTAELKRIWTHSAHRRRGLGRLVLAELEALAAARGYTRLYLTTGPRQPEAKHLYLNTGYQAQFDVDADPETIGPLAFTKDLPAK
- a CDS encoding FAD/NAD(P)-binding protein — encoded protein: MPANVPAIVFIGGGPRTAGVLERIAANRPDVFTGPLQIHVVEPHIPGSGRIWRYCQDPGLLLNSMAADITMFTDSSVECAGPAAPGPGLAEWAAGVLDASIIDVPDFPQPLWKQLRTLTGTTFPTRQLQSQYLEWFFRRAAKSLGRSVTVHRTTAVGISALDDGGHHVELANGRTLHADIVVTALGHTDSRPDAVSAAFSDFAARHGGYHAAPSYTTDVDYSPIAPGQDVIVAGMGLAFVDLLVLLMEGRGGRFEKTDDGGLRYLPSGREPRLWAGSRRGVPYHSKISAVLRGQAPGPLRFFTADAVEALLAQHGELDFRGHLWPLIAKEAGYYYYRELLTGSPERAAMGWDSFALQYAGLDWYSRGRAELVAAAVPDSALHLDLERLDRPFAELRFDGHQAVQNAVARHIEQDLALRDSPDHPETLALFLALLHVYMEVGRAVPPERLNARSQQVIHGWWHGFFSFVDSGPPPHRLREMLALHRAGLLEFLGPSVEVTLDEAGGTFRATSRQSGVSVSAKALIEARLPSTSVARSLNPMLASLYESGLGSEQQLLTSDGIHSTGKLLVSAAHRLVGADGQPSPTLFGIGPGTSGWGAGAFARPNTNAAPFRENDALARTILGVARDIAVRPSETIASEPAAVGKN
- a CDS encoding amino acid ABC transporter permease; the encoded protein is MSSAATKVAQSQPQPAAEALPARPDTPVRQATDYSSYRVVAAKYPWRWVGTAVVALGVLAVAWSLATNPRWEWGVVAQWFTAQSVVKGLVETLKLTAISGVLGFVLGFILALMRLSASPLLVSVSWTFSWIFRSTPLLVQMLLWYNLGYLYEKISLGIPFTDVRFFEVQTTTLISQFAAAVLGLTLNQAAYSAEIIRGGILSVDQGQLEAAAALGIPAWRRSTRIVLPQAMRAILPTAFNEIIGLVKGTSIVYVLAYSELFYTVQVIYNRTQQVLPLLLVATLWYIVITSVLSVFQYYIERHYSKGAVRNLPLTPLQKARKFFATHAAVPNRRNF